The stretch of DNA GCGAACGAGCGAACAGGCCGACCTGCTGCGCGCCACGCTGGACGAATTGAAGGCCCGCGATTTCGACACCGCCGACCATTCCGGCCAGGTGCTGATCTGGCGGATGCTGGGCGATGTGGCGGGCAACAGGGTGCTGCATATGCTGGCGCGCTGCATTTTTTACTTTCAATTGCAATCCGATGCCGTGGCGCTGGAACGCATCCTCGAACCGCTGCCTGATATGCTGCTCGATTACACATGCCGGCTGGCCGGCGCGGTATGCGATGGCGATACCGCCGCCGCGCGCCGCATGGTTGGCCTGTGCGAGGCGGTCGGGCGCAGTTAATTTCGGACCCTGTTTGCCACGCCCGATTGCCGCAAGAACCACCCCATCCGGTCGGCGGCGCATGGGCGGCACAAGCCTCGCGCGCAACGGCTGTTCTTGCGGGGATCTTGTGATGGCGGTTTTCGATGCGCTCCACCGGCGCGGTTTTCTTCAAACCGGCGCCTTGGCCATGATCGGCGCGCCGGGCCTGTTGCGCGGGGCCGCGCCTGATCGCCCGCTGGTGGAAACCGGGGATGGCCGGTTGCTGGGCATCCACGATCGGGGGGCCAAGGTGTTCCGGGGCATACCCTATGGCGGGCCGGTCTCCGGGCCAGAGCGCCGCTTTCGCGCGCCCGCGCCGCCTTCGCCTTGGACGGGCATTCGCGATGCCTCGGGTTTTGGCGCCCCCTCGCTCCAGCCTCCGGGCCAACCGATGGGGCCGGGCCGTCCCGCCCCTGCCGAGGATTGCCTGTTCCTCAACGTCTGGACTCCCGCGCTTGACGGCAAGCCGCGCCCCGTCATGGTCTATCAGCATGGCGGCGGCTTTGTCGTCGGCTCCGGTTCGACGCCGTGGCAGGATGCGGCAAGGCTGGTGGCGGAAAACGATGTGGTGGTGGTGGAATCCAATCACCGCCTCGGCATCATGGGCTATCTGTATCTGGGCCAATTGCTGGGCGAGGACTATCCCGGCAATCAGGGGCTGATGGATCTGGTGATGGTGCTGCGCTGGGTGGCGCGCAACATTGCCGCATTCGGCGGCGACCCGGGCAATGTCACGATTTTTGGGGAGAGCGGCGGCGGGGGCAAGACGGCCTGCCTTTATGCCATGCCTTCGGCGGCCCCCTATTTTCACAAGGCCTCGATCGAAAGCCCAATCGGCCCCGGCCATATGGACCCGGACGCGGCCAGCGTCGTCACCCGCGAAGTGATGAAGCGTCTGGGGATCAGCGATGCCAAGGCCCTGCTCTCGGTGCCCGCCGAGGCGCTGATCAGAGCGCAGATGGGGGGCGATCCCCAATCGCAACCCGGCACGCGATTGCCCGATCAAACCGCATCCGCGCAGCCCAGCGTCATGTTCTGGCCCTTCATCGACGGCACCATCCTGCCAGAAGAACCCTTTGCGCATTCGGCCCCGGCTATTTCCGCGCATAAACCGCTGATTATCGGCGGGTGCAAGGATGAGGCGGTGTT from Novosphingobium humi encodes:
- a CDS encoding carboxylesterase/lipase family protein yields the protein MAVFDALHRRGFLQTGALAMIGAPGLLRGAAPDRPLVETGDGRLLGIHDRGAKVFRGIPYGGPVSGPERRFRAPAPPSPWTGIRDASGFGAPSLQPPGQPMGPGRPAPAEDCLFLNVWTPALDGKPRPVMVYQHGGGFVVGSGSTPWQDAARLVAENDVVVVESNHRLGIMGYLYLGQLLGEDYPGNQGLMDLVMVLRWVARNIAAFGGDPGNVTIFGESGGGGKTACLYAMPSAAPYFHKASIESPIGPGHMDPDAASVVTREVMKRLGISDAKALLSVPAEALIRAQMGGDPQSQPGTRLPDQTASAQPSVMFWPFIDGTILPEEPFAHSAPAISAHKPLIIGGCKDEAVFFNRLDPASFRLDEAGLRARVTAMAGPHAGEWIAAFRSSRPHASPSQLYMAIATAAPWRAHAIHIAEAKACQKSAPAYAYLLDYRDPTPVEGTTYPQGSPHASDIPMKFNTALEFGPRDPARLKTAQNMSRMWAQFAHTGRPGAQGQPLWPAYTLERRETMIIDAQCRVARDPEAAERRFITHQSGAEDIR